The Quercus lobata isolate SW786 chromosome 4, ValleyOak3.0 Primary Assembly, whole genome shotgun sequence genome segment AATGGTTGCCAATCTAGTCCAAGACTCCTTCATCACCCATAGCTGAATACATAAAGCATTGCGTGATTCACCTGTGCACACAGATAGACACAGGTGTTCTCCAAAAGTCCCTAACTCCCATGTCTCTGATGTATCGTAATAAGAAACAGATTCTGGCCATGGCAGCTCATGAAATATCTCATCCgctaaatcaaaataaatgatTGGCGGCTTCCAAAAACATTTATAACTCCAATAAATTGCCCCATTGCAGTATATAGTCTTTTCGATATTTTGAATGCTGCTGccgataaaaaaattattgtccaTATCCACCAGAATTGTCTTCCAAGTAAAGGTCTTGAGTGAAAAGATCTCGATCTTGAACATATGAATATCGATATCGTAGGGCCTTAATATCTTGTAATCATCAGTGGAATAATCATAGCCAAAGCCAAAACCGCCAAACCAACAAGAATATGAATCAGGTGTTGATGTTGGACTTGGTATGTTTTTGTAACTTTTGGTAGATGGGTTCCAAACCAAATATTGGGCTGTCCATTTGTCCACATTATGTAATTCAATACATACCAAGCTATTGCAAGAAGCCAAGTTTGTCTCAACATGTTTTTCACCTCACAATGGAAAACCAGGAAAATCAACATCAACAGGTTGACCATGAATACCACGGCTTTGAAACAGTGCTTCACAACCTGCTGATAGAACACAATTGTCAGTCAAAACAAGGACGTTCATGCGGTTGGGGTTTTGAGATGCTCTCTGAGAGTGGGATTTAGCAAATCGGTGACTACTGATCAAAGTGTGCCATGCTTTGGATACGCACTTGAATCGCATTAGAGACTTCACTGGTAGTCTTGAAAGAATTTTCTCAACGAGTTCATTTGGTACGGTAAAGCTTCGCCGCCGCTGTGCCTTGCAAATTCGCATAGTTCAGTTCAGGTCCTTGGCTCTCTATAATCGATATATAAGAAAGAATGGTTAAAGAGTTAGATATTAAACCCTGTAATTAGGAATGtaacatattaaaatttatagtttCAAAAGTACTATAACGTGTTTTATATGTATTGCTATTTCTAGATAGAAAATGTTGAATTGCAAAGGAACTGAATGAGCACAGAGTCATTTTACTtctttgtataatttattttttgtcagtCGTTAGGCTACTTTGTCCATTATTTGTTCATGTAGTGGTATGTGAGATCATGTGGGGGTAGTATACGTGCTTATGAATTTCAATTGGAGATCAAAATGAGATGGTGTAAGGGTTGGAAAGTAGGTGTGGAAACTAATGGcaggatattaaaaaaaaaaaaaaaaaaaaaaaaaaacaactgtgacataaaaataagttgtgAATGATTCTTTGCTTTTTAACAACGAAAACCGCAGGAAACGAAGCCAGCAACAGAACGAAgctgaaatatatatatatatatatatatatgtatgtatgtatgtatcagaatcagagacagagaaagaaaagagaagagaagaatcATACCGAGAGAAACGTGGAGGCCGGCGTGTGAGTGATGGAGGAGTGCGGAGGCTGGCGTGTGAGTGTGAATGTGGGGTAggtagggtttctttttttcaattagtttatatgtttaactttttttttttttttttgaaacctatATGTTTAACTTAATTAGTTTAATGTATGTTGGTTAATCTAATGGGTTAATGGGTTATGATTTTTAAATAGCCGGAGGCCCaatgattataaaataaaaataaataaataaagaaaaggttCAATGTTTGCATTGCAAGGCCCAAGACGTGTTTGTGATTGGGAGTGTgcgtttgtgttttttgtttgaactttcattttgttgttggattttttttttttttttttggttaatacgtgaattttattaagaagaagataataacATAGCATCATGAATCACAAGCAACTCACCTTGTACCATGGAAAAGCAAGCGGAACCCAACGATTGTCTGTGGCGTCCTTAAATTGAGTGGGCCTAAAGTGGGCATCTTGATACTCCATGGGCAGAAAGCAAACCTTTGCCAATATTTCATGTGAGGATTGGCGAGTGGCACCTAGTCTTGTTTTGTTTCAGCTAAACCAGATACCCCATGTTGTAGTAACAGTGAGTTCAAGAAGCCCAATACCCATGTATTGTGTGAAGGTCAAGTGCCAAAGAAATTCCATGAAGTCCCTGTAGCTGATGCCCTCTTTTATCAAAAGGTATGGCAGAGAGTCTCCAAGTGTCTTTTGCCACGGTGTAGTCCTAGAAAAGGTGTCTTGTTGTCTCTGGAGCAAGGCCACATGCTTCATAGGTGGGATAATCAAGGACAAGTCAGAGGCAGAGGTTGGCTTTTTATAGGGAGGATATTTCGGCAAGCTCTCCAAGTAAACATCTTGATTTTGTTTCGGATGTGTAGGTTCCAAATCTTTCACCAGAAACTACTATGGTTTGGGCCATGAGAAGTCTCTGTAGTATGAGTGCTTTGGGTCATGGACAGGGCCACCTTATATGCGCTATTAACTGTGAAGCTTCCCTTAGGTGTGTAGGCCCAAACCAGTCGGTCCCTTGATTTGTGCCGGATTAGAGGAATGCCAAGGATGGAGTTCACATCAACTGGTAGGAAGACTTGGTTGATCAAAAGAACATCCCATTCACCGGATTCTAAATCTATGAGGGAGCTAATCTTTGTGTTTGTTGGGAGTACGCCTGGTGATGACAGCACTCGGAATGTCGAAGGTCATGAGAGCCAACGATCTGCCCAGACGCCAATGGAGTTACTATCCCCTACCTGACAAGGAatgattcagaaagttagttatgtctttagaaaatgtcaaaaatactcCTATTTCAAATTCTTATTCTTTTAaggagattattatgataaccaaaacttatcatataattaccattgatattactcaaataattaatAGTACTCTCAactcaaacatgtatttttccatttttaagtAGGTacaccaaattggaccgaaatGATGTAAAATAGACCAAATGAACTGAATAGACTACAATGGACCTCTCATTTAGTACAAAGAAATTTGTACCTATCTAGACGGTTTATAAATTATTAGGCATTCATTCTTGGTTGCCAAGCTCCTTTGAATCTCGACATGGtcgtggaattttttttataaaagaattttgCTATTACTTTAATGTAGTATATTTATAcaatatctaaaagctgaagtgtaGCATATTAATTGCAGCTACACTCTTGTTGATCCATATCAACGTAACATTTTGGTCAACTTTAGTTTATTATGGTCCACTTTAGTTAGTTTAGTCTATTTGGTGTATTTGGTCAATTTTAGTTCACTTTCGTCCACTTCGGTGATGCTTGGGGAGGAGAGATTTGGGTAGAAAGCGGAGTTACTTGCTTCTTTGACAATTACGTCATCTTTTCAGTGTAACGTTGATAAAAGttcttgataaaattatatttttcttatattattaaagtcttgtatttttttttttctaatataagtGATGGATTTACTTATATATGTTTCAACTTTAGGTCATCAAGACATATAGAGATTTACATATATTAACTAtaccttgttaaaaaataatctcaTCATTTTAAGAAGGGTTTGACACTAACACTAATAAGACTTgtctattatttttaattttcactcaacaagaaaaaaaaattgtcaaatttttatGCGCATCTACGACTTGttgcttttaacttttaagagtAAGTCCATTTTTGCCATAAAGGGAGCATCATATCACATAAATTACTTAATCCCAACCTGTAACGTGGACATGGCAGTTTGCCTATCGTGCCTCTGTCGGACATATACATGTATTGGATACAGGGTATACATGGGACACAGTTGGATGCATTTcccaattgtttttttattataaattattagaCACGCCCACGACACAAGGTATgctgaaaaaagaaagaaaaaaaaaaagagggaaaaaaaatatctataactTTACATTTCCATTCTCCATTTTCAGTCTTCCTTGTGCTTCTTTAGTTTCTCCCATGTTATGTCTCTTCATCTTTCTTAACTCTctcttattatttgttttaaaaaacttatctctctctttcccttttttttttatttttttatttttaagagttGTGTTGCTATCTACTTCTAAGTTCTAAATTTTAAGTAGCCTACTGTTACCCACTTCCCCTCTTCTCTCACTCACGCgtctcttcatttttctttttctttttttacacttctcttctctctcagtcaagtgtcttttttttttttttcaattcacaCATTAGAATGACATTCACATAATGGACTTTAACATATTTGGGACATGACCTTAAATTATTAAAAGGGGTAATATTTTAGATCTCTTGgactttaattaaataaaatattcattatttcaCTTAAATTCATGTATgtttaatattatatgaaaaataaatacttAACCATGTatacaaagataaataaaaaatatttaataattaattaatatatgtatCTTCACCATACCTATgttctactttttcaaaaattgcccgTATTGTGGTTCCATATCTGTACCTGTATCTGTGCAGGTTCTTCCTAGATCCCAAAAGACAAAATTTCGAAGCACAAGTGATATTGGCAAGGAGAATTGATGGCAAAGGGAACCTTTCAATATTAAAAGAGATAATAGAGAAAACTTCCATACTTTCTAGCAGATTGAAACTAAAGTGTCTGGAAAAAATACAAAGTCCACCCCTTCCCTCCCTTTTAACTCCTGCAAGGTCTCAGTAATCAAATAGAGCATAGTTGGGAGCACTCATGTGACAATATCCTTCTGTTTTTACCTTCCCATATATTATTCCCCCTTCAATGGATATTCTTGATTTTGCTTTCCacccatttcaaaaaatatctGGCTATAGATTTGTGTCCACCTCATCTTTATACTAAAGAGATCCAGACTATGCCAAGGTGCGCAAAAAACAAATCATCATGACTGTGAGGAGTGAAATAGACTCTCCTCGGACCTAGGGCCCAAAGAGTCATTGGCCCATGGGAAAGTATTTGGGCCTGGCCCACAGGAAAGTATTTGGGCCTAGTCTTTGTGCTGAGGGGAATGCTTAAAGAGTAATAATCCGTGAAGGAGGTGGAAGATGGATCACTATAAGTGTTTTACCGCGGATAGCCCATTACCAAGGGAAGGGAAATTTTTTAACTTATCCGAGCCTTGAAGCACGGATGATTGGTGTTTGACCTCTGGATGATACTAGTAACCACGGGAAACTCCTAGAAGGTGCTAGAAGGAGGAAGATTTGTGTCTCTGCGTCAATGAAAGGATTCTTACCTAACTTTTGCCACATTAGTGGTGCATAAGACTGCCTGAACAGTACACATTACCCTCAGGATATCAGAACCTAAAGATAAAAAGGTGAGGAAACTGACAAATTAAGGGAAAATATCCCTACTACTTTGGGTGGAAGCAGAACAATTGGAAGAGTAAGAACAGGGATTAAAGCTATAGAAGGGAAGGAGGCCAAAAGAGAAGGGGAtccaggaaaaaaaaggaggaataGTCCTATctgagaaagaggaaaaaaagaagaatgaaaagaGCATTGTATGTAACACCATGGGAAAAATAGGGTTTTTCCCATTCACCTGTAAGCACTTTGTAGTTGTAGAATGAGTGATATAATAGTTGAAGAGATCCACTGTTTGTGTTTCTCATTATAGAGTGCCTTTTTCCCgcttttacatttttattgtGTGGACTATTATATACGCTATCTGAGGGGTTTTCCACGGGAACCACTTTCTATGTCCTTATAATGACAAACTGGATTAGGTGATcacaaaatggaaaatgattAATACCagggaaacaaaaaaatttaccatcTTTTTCACAGttaaacaaattataattgaaataaCACCACTTTCACATAGTTTACCATTTATGccattttaaaaacatcaatcacaaagttgtgaaattttttatgctcTTAGACTTAATAATGAACACAATTAATGATAGCCAAAATTTAAATATGCTTTTGCTGGTGTTGTATTATATAAGCATTGTAAAAGGACAATCAGAGCTATCCTTAATTTATAGAAATGCATTTGCTGAAGAACTACAAATAGAAACTTGCAAAGATGgatgtaataaattattattagaagTGCTTATTTAGCTATTTATACATATTTACACGTATGGATCTATAATACAAAGAATGAAATGTTATATATCctatgttaaatattagtatCGCGATGTGTGTTATACCGtattgtgtatgctagagtggatgcggaagaggaagtatagaataggaacaccaagaacacgagggttacgtggttcagccttgatggcctacatccacggaggaatcccttaagggttacatctttattataagagtgtagtacaataacctcctgtgttacaatgaatcctaacatgagtatatatagtcgactaaaccctagactacaaATACAAgtaggaatgggcttgggcttattacattgggctaatatgtctaatatatatctctaacaccctccctcaaactcaaggcggaagctcgatgaaggcttgaggttggataagcatgagaagatcacttggagatgccttgaaaaatgcctttgaagaaatcataatgaagaatgtgccaattgacCAATTTCGGAGTCTCAAATGCAGAAAAGGAGCCCAAAATCGGAATTTATGCGAAAAACTAAACAAGATAGGCCCTgttggaaattttgacttttggtcaaatgTCAACGcacaaaagtcaaagtcaaagtcaacaaatACTGGTCCGGGTCGGTTCCGACTTTCCGGGTCAAGTCACGGGTCGAGCAGTAGATCTGCTGACGTCATCCTATGATGTGTCGCTGACGTGGACTAGGGATGACGTGGATGTGCTTGCGTGGCTGCTGACGTGGAGTACTGACGTCATCATATGACGTCAGATGACATCAGCAGCAGTATCGGCGCGTGGCAGGAGCGTGTAATGTTCACCGGCGCGTGAAGGAGCGGCTAGAAACCCAGGTGGCGCATGCTAGCGTGTGTAGAGTCGTATGACCACCAGATTCTCAGGCCAAGTAGATCGATGGACGACAAGGCCGTATTGGCGGCGTGTGTGACTGAGATCTAGCCTGGGAGTCGAGAATCTGTGGCGGCGCATGTGAGAGTTCCAAGAGCCATTGTCCGCGCGTGGTGGAGCGTGCGGCTGCTGTTGGAGGTCGGGTTCCTGGGTTTTGGTCGCGATATGCCGTGGAGCACGTCTGTGGTTTTGGCTTCGTCAGGCGAGGCTTGGATTTGCGCAGATCTGATAGGGAGAGGCACGGATTGCTTGGGCTTGAGGATCTGGACATAGCATGGAGCCATGGCGGCTGCGAGATGCTgtggagtctagatccagcAGACAAGCATGTGTGACTTCTGTTGGCGGTGTGCACGTGAGAATCTTCTTTGTTTGTTAGAGAtatttgtttgatgccaagaacgaagtttggctctaataccatgttaaatattagtatCGCGATGTGTGTTATACCAtattgtgtatgctagagtagatgcggaagaggaagcatagaataggaacaccaAGAACACaagagttacgtggttcagccttaatggcctacatccacggaggaatcccttaagggttacatctttattgtaagagtgtagtacaataacctcttgtgttacaatgaatcctaacatgagtatatataggcgactaaaccctagactactaatACAAgtaggaatgggcttgggcctattacattgggctaatatgtctaatatatatttctaacatCCTAAAAGAACTCTTCCTGTAAAGAATCAAAAAGTGATACGGTATCATGTACTGTTTTTGTCATACTTGGCCATGTATCTTTGCCTCAAAATCTCAATGCAAGAATCATTGTGAGTGTAGTTGCCAAGTGTGCCAActtaagtttttcttcaaatataGCGCTCCAACAAACCATTGTTGCCCCAAAAGGCGTCACAGCTGGTTTTCTGAGGGCTCAAATTCAATAGATTTTCCAAAAAGTTTCAATCTTTTGATGAAGGGATTGGTTGCAGTGTAATCATGTGGAAGCATTCTGCATGAAGTCACTAGTTGGTATGAGTATGTGAATCATTGCACATACACTCGGGGACAGGAAACCTCGTAACGTCCCTTCCTGCTTTATTAGTCCTAAGCTCTGGCAGCCCTAAGGATTCATTGTGTAATTCCTTTATGATGCTGTTGAATTCTGCTTCTGGTAAAGAAGAGTTCAAAAAGTAAGGGAGCATCTGTCTTTAGTTTGGGGTTATATACTTCTTATGTCCTGCAAAGGCCCGGTGTCCAtgtataatataaacaacaaatTTCAGTCTCCATAAATGGAAGCATAAAACTTATATTTGAGGTTCTAAATTTATAGATTTAAGATCATTAATGATCCATTAGGCTGCTTAAAATATtgacaaatagaaaataaattttggatgttttttaagATTTCAAATTCAGGAAAACTTTCCTCCCACCTACTCTGAAGGCACAGGCAGTATATAGGTTCACATAGAGTCATAGACACATTCATGattgaacaaaaactaaaattaggTAACCAGTGAGGTACTAAAACTGTAACACGTACAAAAAtggtgtttctttttttggctcACACTATGATTAGCTTTTtactaaaacatttttttctttggacaAATAACTCAAACCATACATcctattttctccaaaaaaattatccattgggtgggaaagaaaagaaaatgacaagcACCTTTCAATGTTGTAATTTGAGATTGTAGAAACTATTATTgcctacttttttttctttctcaaggAAATTGAAGTACAAGAGCTTAAAAGTTTGCTTAATTATTACTTTCCAAACTCAAATGTCTCAAGGACTTCACTGTGTTCACAGTAATTACAGTTTTCCCTCATTACATGTGTTATATGATTAACCTTTGGCTGATATTATTTGATAAGGCCAGATCAATATGGCAAGTAGTCTTGTGATTTCTCATGCAAGAAATTTATATGTTctacaaaattgatacaaatAATGCAGTATATACTAGGGAAAATGGTGATGGTGATACCTAGATGGCATGGCCCATGTTCCCTCCATGAGATGGCATGAAAATACATCACTGTTCTCTGAGACTATATAATCAATGGCAGCCATAAGAGATGCCCGATTTGCAAATGGTTCTAGTTCACCAGGCAAGGCAAGGTCTTcctaattataaaaataaggaaactcTTGGGTTAATGGTAGCAAGGCTTCTTTCCCACCCAATGGCTGCCCTCCAGCCCAGTATATCCTCGCATTTTTTGGGGCTCCAAGAGCTTTAAGCAGCCTAAATCATTAAatgacaaaacaaaaagaatttcagCCTATTAGAGAATTGTCAATTATAGAAAAAGGTAACCAGTTCAGCATATTGCAGTATTGCACTAGTGAAGGTTAAAAGTACAGGAGCACGTATTAGACTTAGATTCTTACTTGATTACCTCCAAGGCATTCAAGGGGCAGAGACCTGCAAGCTTCTGCTCATGGTaggtcattttttattttgcagtTAGGAGCTCTGGACGTTGTTTCCTTTCATTGTTCACTATCTCATCATACTCATGGCTCAAACCAGGAAGGCAACCAGTTCTAACCCATACATCTTTCTCCATCCTTAAATGAAGAGCAAGGTAGGGTCCCTTGCTTCGCATCCTCTCTGCAAGCTTGTTACCAAGTTCGAAAATTGGTGGGGCAAACCTAAATGCATGAAAAGCAACCTGAAGTCAAACAAAGGAGGCAAAGGAATTAGCTAAATACAGAACCTTAGCTAAATCAAAAGGGCAAAGGTGGACTGAAATTCAACCAAGTATTGATTAGCACATgtacaaatttgaaatttgagaatataTGGATAGAAATAGATAAAATGTGCTATCAGTATGATTTAAGTAGGGACGTTTGAAAATAAGcaaattcttttacaatcttACATGATCCTATCAGGTTTATTACTTTATGAATATGTGAGTGCTTTCAAACATAATGTGAGGAAAAGATATACATACAGGTTCTAGGATAGTAGGATATGAGAAAATGAGACTGTAAATACCTTGCATTTAAGCTTCTGCAGATCAGAAGGAAGATCCTTAGTAAGCCTTGAATCCAAGCTACGTAACAGCAGAACCCCTTCTCTGTTAAACTGCAGAGGCCAACAGA includes the following:
- the LOC115986809 gene encoding uncharacterized protein LOC115986809: MFKIEIFSLKTFTWKTILVDMDNNFFIGSSIQNIEKTIYCNGAIYWSYKCFWKPPIIYFDLADEIFHELPWPESVSYYDTSETWELGTFGEHLCLSVCTGESRNALCIQLWVMKESWTRLATIPYRGTCPRPICVSKNGEKFLLREKQVGKNSEYIFKLIVVNLKKKAYRKTRYDPKTIMEATTYVESLYSLDCNDGLNQHFQEEGSKGHKGNQEVYPKGFGNNYCQGGC